In Paroedura picta isolate Pp20150507F chromosome 15, Ppicta_v3.0, whole genome shotgun sequence, the genomic window CCGCCCTTTACATCTGCTCCTCTGGCAAGCTAAGAAACCCCGCACCATCTTTGCTGTCCTCCAGGGGGAAGCAGAGACCAAGAATTGGGGGGCAGCATGAAGCTTTGCTATAGCTctcccacccagctggctgtgcctTTGCAGGACCCCCCACCCACAGGATCCCTCAGGACCCCCCACCCACAGGATCCCTCAGACTGCCAAACAGCAGTCCCTGTAGCCTGTCCACTGGCAGGCTGCAGCCTTTGGGCTCCCCCCACTCCGGCCAAGGGCAAGGGACCTTTTGTGGAAATACCACTGGACCAGTCCGTAAGTCTGTATTATGGCTACCCCCATTGGCTCTCAAAGCCCGACAGAATGGCCTCTTGGGAGACAGTGCACCTCCAAGCAGCAGGGGTCTCGAGCCCCTGGCCTTGTTGTTCTGGCCAAGAGGACCACTCCCCCTACAACTTACTGATTGCGATTTGGGGGCTTCCGGAGCTGGTCTGCTGTCACGCGGGCAGAGAAGTTGAAGAACTGCATGACGTTTTCGAAGTAGAGGTCAGGAACAGCATCATACTGCCAAGAAGCAAACAGCGTTAGAATATGGGGGGCAATCTAGCCCCCACCCTCCTTACATGCTGCGCGTCAGTGCCCGGATGGCTCTGCTGAGCCCCACCCTCATCTGCTACGCCAGCTCACCTCTGCAAAGACTTTGTCCAGCTCCTTGGGGTCCGCAATGAACTTGGGGTAGCCCACCATGTCGTAGATGGCATCTGCCTTCTCCTTGGCTGCCTGCCGCATCTCCTCGTCCATCCACTCCAGGCCCACCAGGCTCTCCTCGAAGGCCGCCTTAATCTCTGCAATCATTTCTTCCGCCTGGGGAGAGGGACCACAGACATGGCGGTCAGGGATGCAACCAGGTGGGCTTGGCCAGGACATCCCTGCAGGGGAAGCACTCGCTCTCAGCCATGGAGAGCCTTGCGCCACCAAAGAGGGCGCGTCACAGTTGGGCCCCACAACTTGGAGAGCTCCTTGCACACAGCCCCCTGCGTGGTTCTCCAGCACGGGGGAGGCACTGGAAGGCCTGGCTGGGACAGGCTACGGGTCACCCAGAAGCAGCCCCTGAGAGCCTgtgggctttggaggggggggggaagggttggaaAGCCTTctcaaggagggagggggtccaGAGGAAGCCAAAGGCACTCTTGGGACTGGACTAGGGTGGGCTGGAGAGTGGATGGATGAAGACCTCGAATTCCAGAGAATTCTGCAGTGGCAACGTGAAAATACAGCAGACATTTAGGGGTCACAGCTTCCATGAGGAAGCTGTGGGGTCACTTACGGTGGCCTTGCTGTTCTCCGCGAAGGTGGCCTTCACAAACATGGAGCCCAGGGCAAAGCCCAGGCTATTGTCCGTGTCGCTGATGCAGAACTTCCAGCGGGGGAGGCACATCTgctaggagaggagaggagagccacTCTCTCAGGGCCCACCCCCCAGCACACCCGACTCAAGCCCCAGCTCTGCCCCCAGAGTGGTCCCTCGGCAAGACCTGTCTCCTTGGCCTCCCCCATGAGGAGGTGAAAAGGCTGCTGACGACATGGCCGAGTGGGCTCCGGGGCCACCTAATAGGGCTACCTGAGCTGGAATCAGCCGTGTTGGGTCATCTTAGGTATCCAAGACGAGGACCCCAAAGCAAAACACCCTTGCAAACTGGGGAGAGTTTCAGATtcgggggaggaaagagaggaagaTAGCATCTCTGTCCTTTTGAAATTCTAATGGGACCGGAAGCTTGCCCACCAACAGTCAGGCCAGTGGGACCTTCTGCCCGCTGGGTGGTGCCCCTCTCCCCGACCAACCTTCCTCGTCCCATACATGATATCCATGAACTTCTCCTCAGCATCTTGGAAACGCTGGTCCAGAAAGCTGCAGGTCTTCCTCACCAGGTTCCAAATCATGTAGCTATGCAGAAGGCTGGAAGAGACCAGAAGGGTCAGAGCGCCTTTTCCCCCTCTCCAGGGACCCACTGGAAAGAAGGCTCAGCTCTgctgaaagccccctcccccccccaactccagaCCTTGGCATCCAGCAACTACACCGCAGCCTCATCAGCGCAGCACCCagatgccccccacccacccagcagcaAACACCTACATGATgtgtcccctcctcctcctcctctgttggcTTACCACTTATCTGTGGCAAAGATGAGGTCAGAGATTTGCTCAAGGTACTCTTTGGCATAGACCACCACAGGCTCAGACTTATTGATCTCCACTGGGTAGAAgacggcattgagcaggggcatCCAGTCGACAGCAGGAGCcaggctctggggaggggggggggaggcagagtcaGCTGCTCCTCCCAGAATCACACTCAGGCCTCATTGAGCTGGAAGGATCCTGACCGCCCCCAGCAAATGTACTGGCTGCACCCCCTCCCTCTTATCTCGGGGTTGGTTGGCCACTTTTCGCTTCCTGCCGCTTCAAAACACAGGATGTTACTTCTCAAGTCTTTGCAGCTTGATCTACTGATAAAAGCTGAATTGCTTGCACACgtgttcaatgagatctgaacatgctggaaaagtgggcaaatgagaacaagacgcagCACAGCATTCTACATCTGGGCCACaacaatgagaagcatgcatattggatgggagagacacttctgggtagcagtgggtGTGTGAAGGCGGTCTTGCGGTACTTGGGGACTTTAgattaaatatgagcagacaatgtgatgcggcggtaaagaaggccaatgccattttgggctgtatcaacagaggcctcacagcaaaatcgcaagatgtcataattCTCCCGCATGCTGCACAGGACCTGGAGTCCGGGggacagttctggaggcttcacttgaaaaaggacgtggacagaattgagagggtgcagaagagagtgagGAGGATGATTCAGAACCTGGGGGCCAAgccttaggaggaaaggctgaggggcttgggaatacTGGGAGGATTGCTCTCACTAAACTGCTGAAAGGTTGTCAACTGGAGGAAGTTAGAAGATGCTTCTTGTTGGTAGCAGacgataggacccacagtaatgggtttgaatcACATGGAGGATGGGGTTGGCTACACATCAGGAAGATATTTTtcccagtctgagtagttcagcagtgcaatggactgcctgagaaggtggggagcccccccctccctggcggtcttcaagcagcagctggacagatccttttggatgcttgaggctgaccctgcactgagcagggggtgggactagatggcctgcatggcccctttccacAATAAGGTTCTATGAGCTGGGAATGCCCACAGAGTGGGCGGCTATCACTGCATTCTCCCAGGATCAGCAGCCTgtcagatattgggggggggggactagattgGAAGTGGACCAGCTGCTGTCcagcccccctccagccccccagATCCTGGGGCTCCCCACCTTGAGGTCCCCGGCTGTCATTTTATGATAGATGGCCTCCTCATCCCGCCGCTTCTCCTGGGGCATGGTGATATTGGCCAAGGCAGTCTCAAAGTCCAGGATCTGCTGCATCTGCAGCCGCACCGCAGCCTCATCGTGCCCCCCCACCAGCATGCCCAGCTGCACCATGAAGTTTAGGTACCCTGCAAGCACCTGGatcgggggcaggggcagggaaggagagaagaaagcgacATGGGTGTCTGTTGACCAACAGGCTGTGAAGCTGCCCATGCTGGAGCTCCGGAGGAAAGAGGCCTCCCACCCCCACGCTTCGGGCACCCAGCCTCCTACAGAACCCTGGCAGCAGCTACTCAGATGTATTTGTGGCCCTGCAGACGTAGGATGTCACAGTGCCAGCCGGCCAGGCAGATTCTCACATGTGCCCTGGCCAGCGTTGCTCCTGGGGCAAGGCGTGGCAGAGATGCACGTGCAGAGTCACACACCTGCCCCTCTTGAGGCGACGGCCAAGGAGGCGTGAATCCCCGGGCCTGTGCAGGCACCAGAGAATGGGACTTGCCTTCTCATTCTGGGTTTTGTTCAGATAGTTGTCCCTGGAAGGCAGGCCCAGGCCTGACTGGTCCACctgaggaggagagagacagcTGTCCAGGACAGGCCCAGCGGCAAAGTCACCCAGGCCCTCACAGTCCAGGCAGGCAAGTCCTGCTGCCCAGAAGGGGTGCGCACTGCCCCACCGTCTGCCCTGCTGTTTTGCTCTGGACCCCAGAGGACATGTGGGGGCTTCCCTTGTGGCGGCCTAAGCAGCGGGAGCATCCAGCCCCCATCACCCCGAGAgcggatttaaacctgggtctccctaatTTTTGCCATCTAACCACAAGGGCCAAAGAGGGGCTGCCCAAGTAATGcacgtgcgcgcacacacacacacacacacacaggcctcaCCCCCTCCTCTCACCTGAATGACGTTGCTGCTGGAGTTTTTGGAGTCAGCGCTGATGTACAGGGAGAAGAAGGGCGAGATGTGGTAGTGGGCAGCCAAGGCCAGCAGGGTCCGGTTGAAGCTGTCCTCCTCCCAGGGGCCAGTGACATTCCAGCCCCCCAGCTACAGGGAAGGAACagcaaaaaagccccccccccataagcacATGGCATCACACAATTGCACCCTTCAAGAGTCCAATGGGCAGGGCCACCCCCCGGCTGTGTTTGAAAAGTgtccccccctcctgcctgggggTCCAGCTcacttttctcctccctcctgccaCAGCCCCAAAGAGGAACACGTGGACCACCCATCCCCCGAGGGGCTGCATGAGCAGACAAGGGGCCAGTCCGTCGTCTCCCCCCAAAGCAGCTCCTGCCTTCCTCTAGAGCAGAGCCGTACCTTCCGGATGAGAGCCATCAGGGGTTCTGCCTTCAGCTCCTCGATCTTGGTCTCATTCATGCAGGACTGGTAGTAGCGCTGGGCCTTGAGCTCTGCCTCGCTCTGCCGGCCGGCCGTGGCATTCTCTGCACGGAGTTGTGCCAAGTCAGAGGGCCCCCTTGCCTCCCTGCGGCAGAGAGCTGGCTCctgccacccaccccaccccaccccctccgcacacacacacacacgcactccgGGGCACAGACAGAAGAAGGGGAGGCCCACAGAGGGGACCCTTCTGGCCTCCAGCTTCAGACCTGTGATGTTCCGAACCTGTTTCCTGCCCAGCAGGTTGAAGCTGCACTACCCGGCTGTCAGGAAAggctgggaagagggaaggagagccaAAAGCTTCCCCTTCTGGGTGATGAATGTGGGAAAGCCTGCCCCTTGCCTAGGAGGCTTTACAAAATCAGCCCTGGTCACATCTCGGGGGGCAGCCCGACAGCTCAATGGAgcctccccattcagaggcagtatacctctcgGTGCCAGATGCAAGAGAGAAGCAGGGGTGATGGACTCATCTGTGCCCTGATGGAGGCTTCCCAGTGGCCAACAACCTCCTCTGTCAGAGGGAGTCCAGCtctgcatgcgggggggggggcagcgggggaaggcctcggcctctgagGCTGCTGGGCTACTGGCCGGTCACCGCTGATCCAGAGAGCCAGAAGCATCCTTTGCCAAATAAAACTGGAAAGGGGTGGTACAGTTGAGAGCAGGCCAGCCTGAGAGTGAGGGGGCCAGCCAAGGAgccccatgctccccccccctgccccgcaaAGAGATGACAATCCCAAGAGAGGCAGCCCAGCCAGCTCCTGCAGGCTGCACAAGAGGGAAGGGCAGAAGAGCAGGAAGACCTGAGAGGGGGCATCGGAAGCACAGCCAACACCCCCTCATGAGGCCTAAAGCCCCTGGCTGAACCGCTCTGGAGGCCAAGGTGGGGAAAGGCAGAAGGGGCCGGCTGTGTGCTGTGGGGCAGGAGCCTGGGAGCTCCCAGGGAATGTCAacatgcacctcccccccccactgggcctttTTGGTGGGGATGGGGTGACGTCTGGCCCCCTTCTCACCCAGAAGGTGCTTCAAGACCACTTGGTTGTGCTCCCACAGCTTGTTGAAGGTGCCCCAGCGAGAGTGGCCGTCCGGCAGGGGGTTGGCCTTGATCCAGCCGCCACACGCATAGCGGAAGAAGTCCTCGCAGGGGTCCACTGTCTGGTCCAGAGAGCTCAGGATGGCGCTGGTCACCGAGATGCAGGATTCGGTCAGGCAGGGtcctggagcagggagggaggaagaagggctCCGGTTAGGTGGCGCCAAAGGTGTGAGGAGGGCAAGCAGCCCcagggatcggggggggggggcggcagactCACGGGTTTGGTACTGGAGGAGCAAGATGGAGATGCAGAGCAGGAGGCTGAGCCCCAGAGCCCccaccagggccaggagggacctcTCCAGACGCGTCCGCTCTACCCAGcagcttttcctgctgcctgAGCTGTGAAAATCCACCTGGGGAGAGAGGCGGGAAACAGGTCTCGGGCTGCTGTGCCCAGCGGGGATCTCGGCgtttgccaggaggagggactcccTGGGAGAGGCAGAGGGGCCAGGCAAGCAGAGCGGAAGAGCAAAGCTCCACAATCCAAggccccaggaggaggaggaggaggcggaaggGCGGCAGGAAGCGCCAGAGAGGCCGAGGCAGGCAAGGAGGGCCAGAGAacatccccttccaaaatgggtGGGGTCTGCAGCACTGGACAGATGGCCACAGCTCCGCACTCCACCCGCTCGCAGGTACTCCCATTGCCCCAAAGGGTGCTGGCATCCCTTGCGGGGGGAGCGTGAAGCACCCAGCCCTGCCCTGCTTGGGAGGTCCTGAGCAGCGGTGGGGCTGGCACGACACAGCAGAGCCACCGCTGTGGCAGGAATCTGTGGTCCGCTGTTCCTGCTGAGGCTCGAGGCAGATTACACAAAGAAACACAGCGCCCCAAGAATGCTATGTGACAGCACAGGATGACACAGAGAGGAAACTGCATGGGAAAACCACGCTGGCCCGCCAGAACGGAGGACAACGCCAGAAACACAGTGTAATCAGCACAATTAGGGCAGCACCAAGACCCAGCCAGGGCAGGCACACAAGTtgcccgacacacacacacaccctcgtTGTGCCTCATGGGATGCTCCAAGTAGAAGAGGAGGCTTCTAGCAGGGGAGTCTCTAGGAACCCTCCCACTTCTAAACCCCCAGAACAACATTGTCTTAAGTGTGGAAAGCAGagttcctttttttgggggggggggggcagctgcccagcctgctgcCCAGTTGGCCTCCTACCACCCAATTGTAgcgaaggattgggggggggggcagctgcagtTTCCTGTGCCTGCCAAAGTTTTGCGCACAACGACAAGGCAATGGTAGGACTGGCTTCCCGCAGGCGCCCTGGCAGGAAGCAAGAGACAATTGCAGGAAATGGAGCTGAAGCAGACCCAGAGGAGCCCTCCTCCCTCGCCAACAAGATGCCAGGgatcaaatcccacccacctccctgcttcttctgctgctgttccCCAAAGGGAACACCCTGGATTTCAGCAAAGGAGCAACTCAACTCACAGCCCCTGAAGGACCCTTCCCTGGGGAAGCTATAGGAAGGCGATGCTCCAGGCCCCTCCCACAGCAGGCTGCTgagaagccagcagcaggtttCCTGTCTTGAGAGCAGCAACCCGCCCAGTGACTGCAGAAGCCCCCCAGGCTCACCTGCCAGGTTCCTTCCCACTCATGCCTGTCAGTCTTGGGGTACTGCCACTTAGGACTGAAAGGGAGATTCCAAGGGCAGCTTTCCCAATGAGGCAAGGAAAGCCACCACCACCCTGACCCGGAAGCAGGAGAAGCGGAGGCTGctggcggggaaaggagcagaaaCTGCAGTCCAAGAAGAGGAGAAGGCGAGGCTCCGGCTCAACCTCAGCAGCTCTGCTTACAGGCGCCTGGCCAGCTGGTGCTGTAGGAATCTTTCCACTGCCAGAGCTTCcggcctgctgctgccagcagagcAGACAATCCTGGGCTCGATGGAGGGGGAGGTCCTCCTCCAAGGAGGTCACCCTCACGAGCCTGGGGCATATCGGTCAGCAGACATGTCATGATCTTTGGCCACAGGGACCGAGGGACTGGGCTCCTGGGAGGAGCTGGCGGGCAGAAAGCAGCACAGAACCAACCCTGCATTTCCATGGAACATTGTAAGGATTGAAAGATGGTGTtgagttgctccccccccccctttacaggaGGGAATAAAGGTTTGTATGCAAAGAACCAATATTCTTTTCCCAGAACTTTAGAAACATTCAGCTAATATATTCCATTTGAAAACCTCATTCATTAATACTGGTTTCCTTTGGGCACACAGGCAAGCTTGACGTAACTTCTGTCATTTGTCTGCTGCCTGCACACACCCCTTTCTTTTTAGCCAAAGCGGACCAAGCTCTGGTGGTCGTCCAGGCTCCCTCCTGACCCATTTTCAGCCTGTCCTCAAGAGATTCCCTGGGCAACAAGCAGAATGTTCCTGTGGCAGCTGCAGCAAGATTTGGCCTGCATAGAACCTCCCTCCGGTCAGGAGCACCTGGCCTTTTGCATTCCACTGTCCCAAGTGCCTCCCACCACCAGGAATCCATGGCCCCCACCCTGGAACAGTCCACAGGCTGTAGCACTTTTTCTCCGAGATGttcctttctgcttctttccccaTGTTTCACCATCCCACATTAGCCAGAATTTCCCTTACCTGGATGATGTAACCCTGGCTCTGTGACCCCAGAGGAGCCCCACTCAGTGTCTGAGACTTGCTCTGCCCTTAGAAAAGGGAAGCAGTCCAAGTTCATCACCCCAGAGTTTCCCATCTGTCTCTGTATGTTATCCCAAAGTCTCTTGGCCCAAAGAAGGAAGTCTCCTCTATAGATCCTAGACGGTCTGCTATTCCTGCTATAGGCTGGCACATCCGATTTAAATTAATGTGCTATCTTATTCATATCTCAAACTTTATTGATCTTGATGATATCAATGTTAGGCTCTGGAGGTAACAATACATATTTCTAACATCCAGTGCTTCGTAGATGGTTTATTAGTGCTGCTAATATGTGGATGTTTCTTATTTTATTACCAATATATACTAATTCTAATATTGTTCTGCTGGCCACATTAGTCATAAACCTTTGGATTTGATGTAATAAAATTGTTACTAGTATTTAACTCTTGGAGTTTAATATGTATTACTTTAAGAAGTTTAAAGGTtagttttttgtttaaaaaggagCAAGTAGATGTTCTGCCTTTTCAATACATGTGTATAAATCTAATGGTCATTTTTGCCATctgggagacgggggggggggggctgatacaAGAGAACGTTGCTGTTTGCAGCTCTGACACTGTTTGCTTGAGGAAACAAGGCATTTGGCCAAATAGTATAATGTTACACCTGTAAGTATTCCTCCAGAGCCCCAGTCTTCTACCTGGCAGGCACAAGGTCTTGGGGTCCTGGGGGAAGGCTCTCAAGAGGCAAATTGCCAACCAGACTTCTGTTGCCATCAGGCCCAGGGGCAAGCCCACTCTGGTGataccagctcccccccccccgtagccaTGTGATGGGGTGGGCATGGAGGGCAGCACCCAGAACTCCATTCTGGAGaggcaggcaaccccccccccccttcccctccaacaGGGGAGGCGCCTTTGCGGGCACAGGCAATCATTCCCAGGCGCCGCTGCAGGCCTCCATCTGTTCCAAGCCGGGGAGAGATTTATCAGCCTGTTCCCacggaaggggggtgggggtggggagcaagggGGACGGCGTGTTCTCCACGCGGAGCCGCCTACAAGCCTGCCTGCCGGCCTGCCCGTCGCTCGGTCCCCCTCCTGCAGAGCCGGAACAAGGCGACCCTGTGCCCACTGGGCCGGCTGGCGGGTCTGGGAGGCCGAGGCGGCAGGGGAGCGCCCCCGGGCCCGCCTTACCTGGACGCCGTTGGGGTAGCCCTCGCCGTCCGCCGCGTCcaccagctcctcctcgtccagcGTGGCCCGCTTGTAGGTCGACATCTGAAAGGCCAAAGGCACGACGGACGCCCTGAGCACCTCCATGCCCCGTcccagcaggagcaggagcaggagcaggggggagggggccggccccctccccgcccctccccgcctGGACCCTCGGCTCCGGCCGCgtcccgcccccccgccccccccgcgaGCAGGAGCCCCAGCGCAGGCCGGCTTCGCCCGCTGCCTCCCCCGGGCCggagccccgccccgccccgagCGGCCAGCCCCCCGCGAACTTTCCACGAGTCTGAGCCGGGCGTGCCCTCGATGGCACCGGCCCGGCCGGCGGCCCCATGCAGAGAGCCGAAGAGCGGGCAGGCCGCCTTTGCTTCCGGCGCTGCAACCCTGCCACGGAGGGAGACGGGAGCCCCCCGCAGCCGCCCGGCcgccacgggggggagggggggaagaggtatGTGCTCAGCCCAGTCCAAGCCACACTGTCACCCCTGCGGTGGGCCATCCCCCAGGGCAAGGGGCCCACTGCCCCACGCAGCCACTGAAGGCTTTGCTCCAATGAGCCCAGCTCggcagagccccctcccccagcgggTTCGGCCAGCGGGGAACAAGGAGGACTTCTTTGGCCCCCGCTGAATCTCTTGCCTTTGACCGATTGCAAAAGGATAGCCTCAAGGCAAGGCAAGAAGGACATTCAAAAGGGAGCTGGAAGGGAGGCCTCTGGCCAGCCAAAGGATGTACTCATGAGAGAGTTGGATGTCTCTGAAGGAGGCAGCGAAAGgagagaggaaggcgatggcaccTGGGAGCTACAGGGATGCTGACGGCAAGGCCAAATCTGTGGAGTGATAGGCAGGCGCCATAGAGATCTCCCTCCGCACAGGCCTGGCAAGAGACAGGAACCAGGAACCAGGCCAGAGCaacagggaagggcagcagggTGGGTGGTGCAGGCCGCAGCAGGTGGACACCCTTCACACCACCGGGAGAAACCAGACCATAGCTACGAGCCCTGGAGCTCCAgtccaggggtgggggtgaggtgggCAAGCCTGACCTGAAGCACAGGCCTGAAGCACCCCGTGCCAGACATTGCACTtcttaatttggggaggggagcagcatcCCATGGCAGGGGAGTCAAACTAAACCATCTTATTTGCTGGAGTCCTTTGCTACCATTTGTTTGTGGCCCAA contains:
- the ECE1 gene encoding endothelin-converting enzyme 1 isoform X1; protein product: MVPAEELPLAGPVEGAHSTWMEQARALAEMSTYKRATLDEEELVDAADGEGYPNGVQVDFHSSGSRKSCWVERTRLERSLLALVGALGLSLLLCISILLLQYQTRPCLTESCISVTSAILSSLDQTVDPCEDFFRYACGGWIKANPLPDGHSRWGTFNKLWEHNQVVLKHLLENATAGRQSEAELKAQRYYQSCMNETKIEELKAEPLMALIRKLGGWNVTGPWEEDSFNRTLLALAAHYHISPFFSLYISADSKNSSSNVIQVDQSGLGLPSRDNYLNKTQNEKVLAGYLNFMVQLGMLVGGHDEAAVRLQMQQILDFETALANITMPQEKRRDEEAIYHKMTAGDLKSLAPAVDWMPLLNAVFYPVEINKSEPVVVYAKEYLEQISDLIFATDKCLLHSYMIWNLVRKTCSFLDQRFQDAEEKFMDIMYGTRKQMCLPRWKFCISDTDNSLGFALGSMFVKATFAENSKATAEEMIAEIKAAFEESLVGLEWMDEEMRQAAKEKADAIYDMVGYPKFIADPKELDKVFAEYDAVPDLYFENVMQFFNFSARVTADQLRKPPNRNQWSMTPPTVNAYYSPTKNEIVFPAGILQAPFYTQSSPMALNFGGIGVVVGHELIHAFDDQGREYDKEGNLRSWWENSSVEAFKQQAECMVAQYGNYSINREAINGRHTLGENIADNGGLKAAYRAYQNWVRKNGEEETLPALGLTNAQLFFVGFAQVWCSVRTPESSHEGLITDPHSPSRFRVIGTVSNSRAFSEHFQCPAGCPMNPREKCEVW
- the ECE1 gene encoding endothelin-converting enzyme 1 isoform X2, whose protein sequence is MVPAEELPLAGPVEGAHSTWMEQARALAEMSTYKRATLDEEELVDAADGEGYPNGVQVDFHSSGSRKSCWVERTRLERSLLALVGALGLSLLLCISILLLQYQTRPCLTESCISVTSAILSSLDQTVDPCEDFFRYACGGWIKANPLPDGHSRWGTFNKLWEHNQVVLKHLLENATAGRQSEAELKAQRYYQSCMNETKIEELKAEPLMALIRKLGGWNVTGPWEEDSFNRTLLALAAHYHISPFFSLYISADSKNSSSNVIQVDQSGLGLPSRDNYLNKTQNEKVLAGYLNFMVQLGMLVGGHDEAAVRLQMQQILDFETALANITMPQEKRRDEEAIYHKMTAGDLKSLAPAVDWMPLLNAVFYPVEINKSEPVVVYAKEYLEQISDLIFATDKCLLHSYMIWNLVRKTCSFLDQRFQDAEEKFMDIMYGTRKMCLPRWKFCISDTDNSLGFALGSMFVKATFAENSKATAEEMIAEIKAAFEESLVGLEWMDEEMRQAAKEKADAIYDMVGYPKFIADPKELDKVFAEYDAVPDLYFENVMQFFNFSARVTADQLRKPPNRNQWSMTPPTVNAYYSPTKNEIVFPAGILQAPFYTQSSPMALNFGGIGVVVGHELIHAFDDQGREYDKEGNLRSWWENSSVEAFKQQAECMVAQYGNYSINREAINGRHTLGENIADNGGLKAAYRAYQNWVRKNGEEETLPALGLTNAQLFFVGFAQVWCSVRTPESSHEGLITDPHSPSRFRVIGTVSNSRAFSEHFQCPAGCPMNPREKCEVW
- the ECE1 gene encoding endothelin-converting enzyme 1 isoform X4 translates to MMSTYKRATLDEEELVDAADGEGYPNGVQVDFHSSGSRKSCWVERTRLERSLLALVGALGLSLLLCISILLLQYQTRPCLTESCISVTSAILSSLDQTVDPCEDFFRYACGGWIKANPLPDGHSRWGTFNKLWEHNQVVLKHLLENATAGRQSEAELKAQRYYQSCMNETKIEELKAEPLMALIRKLGGWNVTGPWEEDSFNRTLLALAAHYHISPFFSLYISADSKNSSSNVIQVDQSGLGLPSRDNYLNKTQNEKVLAGYLNFMVQLGMLVGGHDEAAVRLQMQQILDFETALANITMPQEKRRDEEAIYHKMTAGDLKSLAPAVDWMPLLNAVFYPVEINKSEPVVVYAKEYLEQISDLIFATDKCLLHSYMIWNLVRKTCSFLDQRFQDAEEKFMDIMYGTRKQMCLPRWKFCISDTDNSLGFALGSMFVKATFAENSKATAEEMIAEIKAAFEESLVGLEWMDEEMRQAAKEKADAIYDMVGYPKFIADPKELDKVFAEYDAVPDLYFENVMQFFNFSARVTADQLRKPPNRNQWSMTPPTVNAYYSPTKNEIVFPAGILQAPFYTQSSPMALNFGGIGVVVGHELIHAFDDQGREYDKEGNLRSWWENSSVEAFKQQAECMVAQYGNYSINREAINGRHTLGENIADNGGLKAAYRAYQNWVRKNGEEETLPALGLTNAQLFFVGFAQVWCSVRTPESSHEGLITDPHSPSRFRVIGTVSNSRAFSEHFQCPAGCPMNPREKCEVW
- the ECE1 gene encoding endothelin-converting enzyme 1 isoform X3, whose protein sequence is MEVLRASVVPLAFQMSTYKRATLDEEELVDAADGEGYPNGVQVDFHSSGSRKSCWVERTRLERSLLALVGALGLSLLLCISILLLQYQTRPCLTESCISVTSAILSSLDQTVDPCEDFFRYACGGWIKANPLPDGHSRWGTFNKLWEHNQVVLKHLLENATAGRQSEAELKAQRYYQSCMNETKIEELKAEPLMALIRKLGGWNVTGPWEEDSFNRTLLALAAHYHISPFFSLYISADSKNSSSNVIQVDQSGLGLPSRDNYLNKTQNEKVLAGYLNFMVQLGMLVGGHDEAAVRLQMQQILDFETALANITMPQEKRRDEEAIYHKMTAGDLKSLAPAVDWMPLLNAVFYPVEINKSEPVVVYAKEYLEQISDLIFATDKCLLHSYMIWNLVRKTCSFLDQRFQDAEEKFMDIMYGTRKQMCLPRWKFCISDTDNSLGFALGSMFVKATFAENSKATAEEMIAEIKAAFEESLVGLEWMDEEMRQAAKEKADAIYDMVGYPKFIADPKELDKVFAEYDAVPDLYFENVMQFFNFSARVTADQLRKPPNRNQWSMTPPTVNAYYSPTKNEIVFPAGILQAPFYTQSSPMALNFGGIGVVVGHELIHAFDDQGREYDKEGNLRSWWENSSVEAFKQQAECMVAQYGNYSINREAINGRHTLGENIADNGGLKAAYRAYQNWVRKNGEEETLPALGLTNAQLFFVGFAQVWCSVRTPESSHEGLITDPHSPSRFRVIGTVSNSRAFSEHFQCPAGCPMNPREKCEVW